The DNA segment ACTGCTGCTGAACGGAAGGAACGCCGTAGCCTTCGCAATAAGCTTTGCAAAGGGCATTGAAGGCTTGTCTTGTTAATGTATTCAACCGTGCCCCCTAAATGAGTGCGTTGCCGCTGGCAGGGTTGGCGTTTTCCGGAACGGATGTTCCGCCGGCTGCACCTTCCATGCGCTGCGCCATTGCGCCGAACTGCTCAGAAAGTTTTGTCATGCTGTTTACAAGCGGCTCCAGCTGCGCGGAGAAGTTATTCTCCGGTTCGGTCTTAACCGGTTCCTGCGCCAGTTCCGGTGCTTGCGGCGCTGCCTGCTGGCTTTCAAACTTATTTGCCAAGCCGTTAACGGCGCTTTGGGTATCGGTTAAAGCATTAAGCAGCTGCTTAAACTGGTCGTCCTTCATGCTTTCCTCTTGTGTTTCTGGTTCTGTGATATTGCTGCCGAACAGCGCAGCGCCCAGACGCTGGAATAAAGAATAGGCTTCTGGCTTTTGTTCGTCCGGCTGCGCTGCGGCAGCAAAAAAGGATGGTAGCTCTACGCCGGCGTAAAATTCTCCGGCTTGCTCGCTATGCTTGGTACGCTGTGCGGTGAACAGGCGAATCTGCTCGGTTCCGAGCGAGGCAGGTGTGTCGGTAATGGCAATACCGGCTAGGTACGCCTTACCGGAGTTAGCAAAGTTGTCCCAAATTTCTATGGAAGAATAGAGCTTCTGCCCTTCCTTATTCTTCTCCAAAAAACGCCAGCCCGGCTTAAATTTGGCGTATAGCTCCACCAGTTCCCCGTTTTCGCGTGCTTCCACTGCGGCTACGGTTCCGTGGTTGCCAAAAAAGCGTTCGTGCTCCGGCCAAATTACGGCTTCGTACGTGCTTGGACTGTAGGATTCTGCAATCTCGCGTAAATCCTGTGGCGCAATTTCGCGCCCGTCCATTGTAGTGCCGGACTGTGCAACTTTGATAAACTCTGTGTATAACATGACGTAACCATACACGGATGCATGCATGTTACAACGTAAGCGAATCCTATATATAGATTGTAGGACTGTAGAATGGGGAGATATAAAGGAAGGATATGTACTGTAGCGCAATGCCGCAGTATCCTGAAGAAATAAAAATAGCAGCGCGTGACTTGTTTTTGCGTAAACACACCATTGCAGAAATTCACACAATGCTCAACTTGTCTAAACGCACGCTCTACCACTGGAGAGATAAAGACGGTTGGGACAATCTACTACAGCACGAAAGCACCATCAACGCCACCAAGCGCCGCCTTGTGCTGCTTACAGGCAAGGAGAATAAGGACAAGACAGACCTTGCAGAGCTGAACACGCTTGTCTCTATTTTAGAGCGCCTGCAAAAGCTTGATGAACGCAGACGCAACGCAGAATACGGAGCTAATCCGCAAGACGATGACGGAAAACCAAGACGCTCCAAGGACAAGAAGAAGCCCAAAAAGAAGATTAAAAACGACGTATCGCACCTTACTGCAGAAGACTTTGCAGAGAAGCTTCACGGCGACTATTTCGTGTATCAGCACGAGCTGCGCGAAGCCAAGCGCTACCGCAACCGCTTCATTCTTAAGTCCCGCCAGATCGGTGCCACGTGGTACTTTGCGCAGGAAGCGTTTGAGGACGCATGCCTCACTGGCGACAACCAGATATTTCTTTCCGCCACACGTGCGCAGGCAGATGTTTTCCGCTGCTACATCATCGCCATTGCCAAGCAAAAGTTCGACATTGAACTGAAGGGGAAAGACAAGCTGGAACTACACACAGCGCACGGCACAGCCACGCTCTACTTCCTTTCCAACAACTCCAAAAGTGCGCAGTCGTACCACGGGCATGTATATATTGACGAGTGTTTCTGGATTAACAAATTCAGCGAGCTCTACAAAGTTGCCACCGGCATGGCGACACACAAAAAGTGGCGGCGCACCATATTTTCCACCCCGTCATGCGTCAGTCACGAGGCGTATCCGCTGTGGTCTGGCGAACTATACAACAAGCGCTTCAAAACAAAGCGCGTACAGTTTCCATCCTTCAAGAAACTACAAGCCGGTGTGGAATGCGTGGATAAAATCTGGCGCAAGATCATCACCATTCAGGATGCCATGGCAGGCGGTTGCGACCTGTTCGACATCAAGCAGCTGAAGCTTGAATACAGCCCCGAAGATTTCGCCAACCTATTCGCCTGCAAGTTCATCGACGGCAGCC comes from the Halodesulfovibrio sp. genome and includes:
- a CDS encoding GPO family capsid scaffolding protein, whose protein sequence is MLYTEFIKVAQSGTTMDGREIAPQDLREIAESYSPSTYEAVIWPEHERFFGNHGTVAAVEARENGELVELYAKFKPGWRFLEKNKEGQKLYSSIEIWDNFANSGKAYLAGIAITDTPASLGTEQIRLFTAQRTKHSEQAGEFYAGVELPSFFAAAAQPDEQKPEAYSLFQRLGAALFGSNITEPETQEESMKDDQFKQLLNALTDTQSAVNGLANKFESQQAAPQAPELAQEPVKTEPENNFSAQLEPLVNSMTKLSEQFGAMAQRMEGAAGGTSVPENANPASGNALI
- a CDS encoding terminase family protein; amino-acid sequence: MPQYPEEIKIAARDLFLRKHTIAEIHTMLNLSKRTLYHWRDKDGWDNLLQHESTINATKRRLVLLTGKENKDKTDLAELNTLVSILERLQKLDERRRNAEYGANPQDDDGKPRRSKDKKKPKKKIKNDVSHLTAEDFAEKLHGDYFVYQHELREAKRYRNRFILKSRQIGATWYFAQEAFEDACLTGDNQIFLSATRAQADVFRCYIIAIAKQKFDIELKGKDKLELHTAHGTATLYFLSNNSKSAQSYHGHVYIDECFWINKFSELYKVATGMATHKKWRRTIFSTPSCVSHEAYPLWSGELYNKRFKTKRVQFPSFKKLQAGVECVDKIWRKIITIQDAMAGGCDLFDIKQLKLEYSPEDFANLFACKFIDGSLGVFKLSALEQCYADSSDWHDYRADILRPFGNMPVWGGYDPSRSRDDASFVIVAPPLEPQGTFRVLARFKWLGQSLRWQAELIKQLTQRYNFTYIGMDTTGPGLGVLEMVEAFYPQVTPIHYGLKTKTHLVLKTQDVINTNRIHWDASLTDIAGAFLTVKQTSTANGHITYSANRTSDTGHADVAWAIMHALHNEPLATLPSGGSDFAMSA